From one Variovorax sp. PBL-H6 genomic stretch:
- a CDS encoding replication endonuclease, whose amino-acid sequence MPSPSPTPLSAAIARAKHDRAASAFSPLHPFLPEPDAELHPRQAAQLKLAHAEAQAWEAELLRDARGVQRYLGWNYGELCDEARSIPARLRALASLGSRREFDPQRLVAIAERVFKIQVPGKTQEAKVARVLDGRYWRLALWKRIGQAKEHLHLKLGLIGKGARAYCSADALTVRSTQLKRQQQWLKETVLRADIDGERVELPLEAVAKSPRQKLARLYAFIAAMDQLAMENSLTVTMLTATLEGPWHANPTYAGAGHRWNGKTPGEASKELGARFQRVRRDLDKKGIAISGLWAAEPHKDACPHRHFWLIYAPQHERSVLAAFLGHFPGKLKLRRDAAAGGDVMFDDRADALAGRARPLAYEKEGAQVDVVVIDRTKSSGASYALKYVSKAIGAELAFDGEGDPDDATAPTEKQRELQKTLQAVDAYRSVWRMRSCQFFGIRNSLSLWDELRRMKEPPEEMDLRALWRAARGGDAKGSVSADVQRGDACAFLKLQGGLAAAPKAEQRELDDEAPQPQARVYRTPTLTQYGETGTRIAGVELVEPGKEEAVLERVATRQTRWTLAPKEKAKGKGKKPGTSPAKPMAKRRRDS is encoded by the coding sequence ATGCCATCCCCGTCGCCGACGCCCCTGTCGGCCGCCATTGCTCGCGCCAAGCACGACCGCGCCGCGAGCGCCTTTAGCCCACTTCATCCGTTCCTGCCCGAGCCCGACGCCGAGCTGCACCCTCGGCAGGCCGCGCAGCTCAAGCTCGCCCATGCCGAAGCCCAGGCCTGGGAGGCCGAGCTGCTGCGCGATGCGCGCGGCGTGCAGCGCTACCTCGGCTGGAACTACGGTGAGCTGTGCGACGAAGCGCGCAGCATCCCCGCACGGCTGCGTGCGCTCGCCAGCCTGGGCAGCCGGCGCGAGTTCGACCCCCAACGGCTCGTTGCCATCGCCGAGCGCGTGTTCAAGATACAGGTGCCCGGCAAGACCCAGGAGGCCAAGGTCGCCCGGGTGCTCGATGGCCGCTACTGGCGACTTGCGCTGTGGAAGCGCATCGGCCAGGCCAAGGAACATCTGCACCTGAAGCTCGGCCTCATCGGCAAGGGCGCGCGGGCGTACTGCAGCGCCGATGCCCTGACGGTGCGCAGCACCCAGCTGAAGCGTCAGCAGCAGTGGCTCAAGGAGACCGTGCTGCGCGCGGACATCGACGGCGAGCGCGTCGAGCTGCCGCTGGAGGCCGTCGCCAAGAGCCCGCGGCAGAAGCTGGCCAGGCTATACGCGTTCATCGCCGCGATGGACCAGCTGGCCATGGAGAACTCCCTCACCGTGACGATGCTCACGGCCACGCTCGAAGGCCCATGGCATGCGAACCCGACCTATGCGGGCGCCGGCCACCGCTGGAACGGCAAGACGCCGGGCGAAGCCAGCAAGGAGCTGGGCGCGCGCTTCCAGCGCGTGCGCCGCGACCTCGACAAGAAGGGTATCGCCATCAGCGGCCTGTGGGCGGCCGAGCCGCACAAGGATGCGTGCCCCCATCGTCACTTCTGGCTCATCTATGCGCCCCAGCACGAGCGCTCGGTGCTGGCCGCCTTCCTCGGGCACTTCCCCGGCAAGCTGAAGCTGCGCCGCGACGCCGCCGCCGGCGGTGACGTGATGTTCGACGACAGGGCCGATGCGCTGGCCGGCCGCGCGCGGCCGCTCGCGTACGAGAAGGAAGGCGCCCAGGTCGATGTGGTCGTCATCGACCGCACCAAGAGCTCGGGCGCGAGCTACGCGCTCAAGTACGTGTCGAAGGCCATCGGCGCCGAGCTGGCGTTCGATGGCGAGGGCGACCCCGATGACGCAACCGCACCCACCGAAAAGCAGCGGGAGCTGCAGAAGACCCTGCAGGCCGTCGACGCGTATCGCTCGGTGTGGCGCATGCGCAGCTGCCAGTTCTTCGGTATCCGCAACAGCCTGAGCCTGTGGGACGAGCTGCGCCGCATGAAGGAGCCGCCGGAGGAGATGGACCTGCGTGCGCTATGGCGCGCCGCACGCGGCGGCGACGCCAAGGGCAGCGTCTCGGCCGATGTGCAGCGCGGCGATGCGTGCGCCTTCCTCAAGTTGCAGGGCGGCTTGGCGGCGGCGCCGAAGGCCGAGCAGCGCGAGTTGGACGACGAGGCCCCGCAGCCGCAGGCGCGCGTGTACCGCACGCCCACCCTCACGCAGTACGGCGAGACCGGCACGCGCATCGCGGGCGTCGAACTGGTGGAGCCTGGTAAGGAGGAGGCGGTGCTGGAGCGCGTGGCAACGCGGCAGACGCGCTGGACCCTGGCGCCCAAGGAGAAGGCCAAGGGAAAAGGAAAGAAGCCAGGAACCAGCCCTGCAAAACCCATGGCGAAGAGGCGCAGGGATAGTTAG
- a CDS encoding PmeII family type II restriction endonuclease: MATVRRRRIANPDTLSGVLKSRTHHFNPEEIVRHFASVTEERVDSLAEALTAYISVNLPAAFERRDGLADYRTNPYVLMTSASVMRLDDPQAFGTFLFNSKLYMALETSFGKQIEAAFVSQYPIGSQNKWIEAPEKRAEFTALEGLSRERKAQQRLNSVWREIDKSVVVGDRRYLTSIKSGPNTINDTQVQGMTRAIIDNYRAWVEQTRATYPEVTGIDVVLGLTYGTDRTTNNKENQILVKLLENGFVEEDRERCPGVLIDSETGTVRVYRCIGMDFWAFIGQPNNRQAASFVFLEVLLALSKALGRGVENADIETRINLKLQQLALALSRLLFPRQSLPAWVRDDFSESQLFWFATAVTAFFDEGI, from the coding sequence ATGGCAACAGTCAGAAGAAGAAGAATAGCAAATCCCGATACGTTGTCCGGCGTATTGAAATCAAGAACACATCATTTCAATCCCGAGGAAATTGTCAGGCATTTTGCTTCCGTCACTGAGGAGCGGGTGGACTCCCTCGCCGAGGCACTCACAGCGTACATCAGTGTAAATTTGCCCGCCGCCTTTGAGCGTAGAGACGGCCTAGCGGACTATCGCACTAACCCGTACGTATTGATGACGTCCGCGAGCGTAATGCGATTGGATGACCCCCAGGCATTTGGCACCTTTCTTTTCAATAGCAAGCTATACATGGCGCTCGAAACGTCATTCGGCAAGCAAATCGAGGCAGCGTTCGTCAGCCAATACCCGATTGGGTCGCAAAATAAATGGATTGAGGCTCCAGAGAAGCGCGCGGAATTTACCGCTCTGGAAGGGTTAAGTCGAGAGCGAAAAGCGCAGCAGCGACTCAATTCCGTATGGCGTGAGATTGATAAATCAGTGGTCGTCGGAGACCGCAGATATCTGACTTCAATAAAAAGCGGGCCCAACACCATCAATGATACCCAAGTGCAGGGTATGACACGTGCGATTATTGACAACTATCGCGCTTGGGTTGAACAAACAAGAGCAACCTACCCGGAAGTAACGGGAATAGACGTCGTCCTCGGATTGACCTACGGAACCGACCGCACCACGAACAACAAAGAGAATCAGATTCTGGTAAAGCTCTTGGAAAACGGATTCGTAGAAGAGGACCGGGAGCGATGCCCCGGCGTTCTCATCGACTCAGAAACGGGAACCGTTCGTGTCTATCGATGCATTGGCATGGATTTTTGGGCGTTCATCGGACAACCGAATAACCGTCAAGCCGCGAGCTTTGTATTTTTAGAGGTGCTACTCGCATTGTCCAAAGCTCTTGGCCGCGGGGTAGAAAACGCTGATATTGAAACCAGAATTAACCTGAAGCTTCAACAGCTCGCGCTGGCTCTGTCTCGGCTACTGTTTCCACGACAGAGTCTTCCGGCCTGGGTACGCGATGACTTTTCGGAAAGTCAACTCTTCTGGTTTGCCACAGCGGTGACGGCCTTCTTCGATGAGGGCATATAA
- a CDS encoding DNA cytosine methyltransferase yields the protein MTKRQGAKAPKKYNVISLFSGAMGLDIGLEQTGRFELLACVEKVPSFCETIRVNRAAGRLRPDLKVFEGDISDLDPAEVLSACGLKPGELDVLVGGPPCQSFSTAGRRMSTQDPRGTLLWQYLRFVEYMQPKFFLMENVRGLLSAALKHRPIAERPERGGAPLSSDELPGSVVRLFAEDMQNIASVAGFGYHMDCFEVNAVNYGAPQLRERALFIGNRYNVVVDFPNPTHGPGRSIPAQSSLIEKTSPLRPWKTLGDVIGSLGDPGEVIMDFSPRKKSFLALIPQGSNWRSLPIDLQQESMGSAWHAKGGRSGWWRRLSYDLPCPTLVTMPNHASTSLCHPTEVRALSLREYALIQEFPADWVFKGTASQQYAQVGNAVPVRLGTVAGKVISDELDALAKRNWLAEATKPRDYRVVYVQSHVRTRQWFKDGKTYVWEDGEENQSATYEAPQTLRKISAIG from the coding sequence ATGACTAAGCGTCAGGGCGCAAAAGCGCCCAAGAAGTACAACGTAATCTCTCTGTTCTCCGGAGCTATGGGGCTAGACATTGGTCTCGAACAAACGGGCCGCTTTGAATTGCTCGCTTGCGTGGAGAAGGTGCCCTCTTTCTGCGAAACGATTCGAGTCAATCGCGCTGCAGGCCGGCTGCGCCCCGACCTCAAAGTGTTCGAAGGGGACATCTCTGACCTCGACCCGGCCGAAGTCCTGTCCGCTTGCGGGCTGAAGCCAGGCGAGTTGGACGTACTGGTCGGTGGTCCGCCATGCCAATCCTTCAGTACTGCCGGCCGCCGAATGTCCACACAAGACCCCCGGGGAACCCTCCTTTGGCAGTACCTCCGTTTCGTGGAATACATGCAGCCGAAGTTCTTCCTAATGGAGAACGTGAGGGGCCTTCTATCTGCCGCTTTAAAGCATCGTCCCATTGCAGAGCGTCCGGAGCGCGGCGGCGCACCGCTCTCCTCCGACGAACTGCCTGGGTCGGTCGTTCGACTATTCGCGGAGGACATGCAGAACATCGCCAGCGTCGCAGGTTTCGGCTATCACATGGACTGCTTCGAAGTGAATGCAGTCAACTATGGTGCGCCACAATTGAGGGAGCGTGCACTGTTCATCGGAAATCGCTATAACGTAGTCGTCGATTTCCCCAATCCGACTCACGGGCCTGGCCGCTCAATCCCTGCTCAATCATCACTTATTGAAAAGACATCGCCCCTGAGGCCTTGGAAGACGCTGGGTGATGTCATCGGCAGCTTAGGCGACCCCGGCGAAGTAATCATGGACTTCAGTCCTCGCAAAAAGTCCTTTCTGGCCCTAATTCCTCAAGGGTCAAACTGGCGCAGCTTGCCCATCGACCTTCAGCAGGAATCAATGGGTTCTGCTTGGCATGCAAAGGGTGGGAGGTCAGGTTGGTGGCGTCGATTGAGCTATGACCTCCCCTGTCCTACGCTAGTCACGATGCCAAATCACGCGAGCACCTCACTTTGCCACCCAACTGAAGTGCGTGCATTGTCCTTACGGGAATACGCACTTATCCAGGAATTTCCTGCAGACTGGGTCTTTAAGGGGACCGCCAGCCAGCAGTATGCGCAGGTAGGAAATGCCGTACCAGTGCGCCTCGGGACAGTCGCGGGCAAGGTCATCTCAGACGAATTGGATGCCCTTGCGAAACGCAATTGGCTTGCTGAGGCGACAAAGCCGCGCGATTACAGAGTGGTGTATGTTCAATCCCACGTTCGAACTCGACAGTGGTTTAAAGACGGCAAAACCTATGTATGGGAAGACGGCGAGGAAAATCAATCGGCTACCTACGAGGCACCTCAAACGCTCCGAAAAATCAGCGCAATAGGCTAA
- a CDS encoding TorF family putative porin, whose product MMHRKTASALAVAALAALPMLASAQLTGNVALTSNYKFRGQDQDVLGSNDFAKTKGFKPAIQGGFDYAFGESGFYIGNWNSSVNWLNGNSIESDIYGGYKFKAGVFDLDVGALTYIYPGNTRGNTTELYGAGTWADEAIGSFTLKYSHTVSKDYFNYAGEKDGSGLKGRNTGYLNLSYAKEIVPKVTFKAAVGYTHMSSDIRSLGYRNYVDYNVGASYDFGNGLSLAGSVQGANRKSSYLLVADPGLDLGFGPIGERTWSPNKARFIVTLTKTL is encoded by the coding sequence ATGATGCACCGTAAAACCGCGTCTGCCCTGGCCGTCGCCGCGCTCGCTGCGCTGCCGATGCTGGCGAGTGCCCAGCTCACAGGCAACGTCGCGCTGACCAGCAACTACAAGTTCCGCGGCCAGGATCAGGACGTGCTGGGCAGCAACGACTTCGCGAAGACCAAGGGCTTCAAGCCCGCCATCCAGGGCGGCTTCGACTATGCCTTCGGCGAGAGCGGCTTCTACATCGGCAACTGGAACTCCAGCGTCAACTGGCTCAACGGCAACAGCATCGAGAGCGACATCTACGGCGGCTACAAGTTCAAGGCCGGCGTCTTCGACTTGGACGTCGGCGCGCTGACGTACATCTATCCGGGCAACACCCGCGGCAACACCACCGAGCTCTACGGCGCCGGCACCTGGGCCGACGAAGCCATCGGCTCGTTCACGCTGAAGTACTCGCACACGGTGTCCAAGGACTACTTCAACTACGCTGGCGAGAAGGACGGCTCGGGCCTGAAGGGCCGCAACACCGGCTACCTGAACCTGAGCTACGCCAAGGAGATCGTGCCCAAGGTGACCTTCAAGGCGGCGGTCGGCTACACGCACATGAGCAGCGACATCCGCAGCCTGGGCTATCGCAACTACGTGGACTACAACGTCGGCGCTTCGTACGACTTCGGCAACGGCCTGTCGCTGGCCGGCTCGGTGCAGGGCGCCAACAGGAAGAGCTCGTACCTGCTGGTGGCCGACCCGGGCCTCGACCTGGGCTTCGGGCCCATCGGCGAGCGCACCTGGTCGCCCAACAAGGCGCGATTCATCGTCACCCTGACGAAGACGCTTTGA
- the glnK gene encoding P-II family nitrogen regulator has protein sequence MKLVTAIIKPFKLDEVREALSAMGVQGITVTEVKGFGRQKGHTELYRGAEYVVDFLPKVKIEAAVADELVERVIEAVESAARTGKIGDGKIFVYDLEQVVRIRTGETGREAL, from the coding sequence ATGAAGCTGGTCACAGCCATCATCAAGCCGTTCAAGCTCGACGAGGTGCGCGAGGCGCTCTCGGCCATGGGGGTGCAGGGCATCACCGTGACCGAGGTCAAGGGCTTCGGCCGCCAGAAGGGCCACACAGAGCTCTATCGGGGGGCCGAGTACGTGGTCGACTTCTTGCCCAAGGTCAAGATCGAGGCGGCCGTGGCCGACGAGCTCGTCGAGCGCGTGATCGAGGCCGTCGAGAGCGCCGCGCGCACCGGCAAGATCGGCGACGGCAAGATCTTCGTCTACGACCTCGAGCAGGTCGTGCGCATCCGTACCGGAGAAACAGGCCGCGAAGCACTTTGA
- a CDS encoding ammonium transporter → MKKLIVSLALGLSVLVAGTAGFAQTPAAPAEAPAASAPAAPAAPAAAAPAAAAPADAAAAPAAAAAPSFNKGDTSWMLLSTLLVIMMTIPGLALFYGGLVRSKNMLSVLMQVMVTFSMIVVLWLIYGYSLAFTEGNSFIGGFDRLFMKGIFDPATGTFAPGATFSKGVYIPELLFAAFQATFAGITCCLIVGAFAERIKFSAVLLFMALWFTFSYTPIAHMVWFWMGPDAYASKDVVDAMNAKAGLIWQWGALDFAGGTVVHINAAVAGLVGAILIGKRIGYGKEAFTPHSLTLTMVGASLLWVGWFGFNAGSALEAGTSAVLAFMNTFSATAAAVLAWSIGEALMRGKASMLGAASGAVAGLVAITPAAGNVGLMGAIVIGFVAGFACLWGVNGLKHMLGADDSLDVFGVHGVGGIVGALLTGVFNTQALGGPGLVGDWVTASVVSNGIGAQVWIQLKAVLLTIVWSGVVSFVAYKIVDLTIGLRVSEEEEREGLDISAHGETAYNR, encoded by the coding sequence ATGAAAAAACTGATTGTCTCTCTCGCCCTCGGCCTGAGCGTGCTCGTCGCCGGCACCGCGGGCTTCGCCCAGACCCCGGCTGCGCCCGCCGAAGCGCCAGCCGCGTCTGCCCCGGCGGCGCCCGCGGCGCCCGCTGCAGCGGCTCCGGCGGCTGCGGCCCCCGCCGATGCCGCCGCGGCGCCGGCTGCCGCCGCCGCGCCTTCGTTCAACAAGGGCGACACCTCCTGGATGCTGCTGTCGACGCTGCTGGTCATCATGATGACCATTCCCGGACTGGCACTCTTCTACGGCGGCCTCGTGCGCAGCAAGAACATGCTGTCGGTGCTGATGCAGGTCATGGTCACGTTCTCGATGATCGTCGTGCTGTGGCTGATCTACGGCTACAGCCTGGCCTTCACCGAGGGCAACTCCTTCATCGGCGGCTTCGACCGGCTCTTCATGAAGGGCATCTTCGATCCTGCCACCGGCACCTTCGCGCCGGGCGCGACCTTCAGCAAGGGCGTCTACATCCCCGAGCTGCTGTTCGCCGCCTTCCAGGCCACCTTCGCCGGCATCACCTGCTGCCTGATCGTGGGCGCCTTCGCCGAGCGCATCAAGTTCTCGGCCGTGCTGCTCTTCATGGCCCTGTGGTTCACCTTCAGCTACACGCCGATCGCGCACATGGTCTGGTTCTGGATGGGCCCCGACGCCTACGCCAGCAAGGACGTGGTCGACGCCATGAACGCCAAGGCCGGCCTGATCTGGCAATGGGGCGCGCTCGATTTCGCGGGCGGCACCGTGGTGCACATCAACGCGGCGGTCGCCGGCCTGGTGGGGGCCATCCTGATCGGCAAGCGCATCGGCTACGGCAAGGAAGCCTTCACGCCGCACTCGCTGACGCTCACGATGGTCGGGGCCTCGCTGCTGTGGGTGGGCTGGTTCGGCTTCAACGCCGGCTCCGCGCTCGAAGCGGGCACCAGCGCCGTGCTGGCCTTCATGAACACCTTCTCGGCGACGGCCGCGGCGGTGCTGGCCTGGTCCATCGGCGAAGCGCTGATGAGAGGCAAGGCCTCGATGCTGGGCGCGGCGTCCGGTGCAGTCGCCGGCCTGGTGGCCATCACGCCGGCGGCCGGCAACGTCGGTCTCATGGGCGCGATCGTGATCGGCTTCGTCGCGGGCTTCGCCTGCCTCTGGGGCGTCAACGGCCTGAAGCACATGCTCGGGGCGGACGACTCGCTCGACGTGTTCGGCGTTCACGGCGTGGGCGGCATCGTGGGTGCGCTCCTGACCGGCGTGTTCAATACGCAGGCGCTGGGCGGCCCCGGCCTGGTCGGCGACTGGGTCACGGCCAGCGTGGTGTCCAACGGCATCGGCGCGCAGGTGTGGATCCAGCTCAAGGCGGTGCTGCTGACCATCGTGTGGTCCGGCGTGGTCTCCTTCGTCGCCTACAAGATCGTCGACCTCACCATCGGGCTGCGCGTGAGCGAAGAGGAAGAGCGCGAGGGCCTGGACATCTCGGCCCACGGCGAAACCGCCTACAACCGCTGA